A single Drosophila miranda strain MSH22 chromosome XR, D.miranda_PacBio2.1, whole genome shotgun sequence DNA region contains:
- the LOC108153145 gene encoding protein TIS11 isoform X1, with product MSATIVQKSHYFECGDIFQTVASDHHQPQQQQQHQHHQQQTADQLVLDISMEQSQSQQHRLHGALTRTISQPAQQRHPLHQQQIQQQQQQQQQQQQQQGVASLVTIIENLGNMNLHRKLERTQSEPLPQQPMNISRYKTELCRPFEEAGECKYGEKCQFAHGFHELRNLQRHPKYKTEYCRTFHSVGFCPYGPRCHFVHNADEARAQQQAAAQAAKSGQQQQQQQSSGQQQQQQGQQQQQQGQQQGFQKPSQLGSQTSISQSISISQSPFFMPLSPPLSMSTGSDRESPTGSLSLSPTNSLTSFPFHDAMPLQHGGYLCMAVGSSGGKHGNGGGSSASSTSSASGLGLGLGMAMAMGPATPPESPNVPISPVHTPPPYEPSTPSSSSSCSSSSCSSSMSGASGSGLGGQAKQMLKKSMSTPMQQEEMPRLPVFNRLSSAVEDYQQKLQSSLLP from the exons atgtcTGCCACAATAGTGCAGAAATCGCATTACTTTGAATGCGGCGACATATTCCAGACG GTGGCCAGCGATCATcaccagccgcagcagcaacagcagcaccagcaccatcagcagcagacaGCGGATCAACTCGTCCTGGATATCAGCATGGAGCAGTCACAGTCGCAGCAGCACCGCCTCCATGGCGCCCTCACACGCACCATCTCACAGCCGGCTCAACAGCGCCACCCTCTGCACCAGCAGCAGatccaacaacagcagcagcagcagcagcagcaacagcagcagcagggtgTTGCCTCCTTGGTGACCATCATTGAGAATCTGGGGAACATGAATCTGCACCGTAAGCTCGAGCGCACACAGTCGGAACCGCTGCCCCAACAGCCCATGAACATATCTCG CTACAAGACGGAGCTGTGCCGCCCGTTCGAGGAGGCCGGCGAGTGCAAGTACGGAGAGAAGTGCCAGTTCGCGCACGGCTTCCACGAGCTGCGCAACCTGCAGCGCCATCCCAAGTACAAGACAGAGTACTGCCGCACCTTCCACAGCGTCGGCTTCTGCCCCTACGGGCCGCGCTGCCACTTTGTGCACAACGCGGACGAGGCCCGCGCTCAGCAGCAGGCCGCAGCCCAGGCGGCCAAGTCgggacaacagcagcagcaacagcagtcgtcgggacaacagcagcagcagcaaggacaacagcagcaacagcagggacAGCAGCAGGGCTTCCAGAAGCCATCCCAGCTCGGAAGCCAGACAAGCATCAGCCagagcatcagcatcagccaGAGCCCCTTCTTTATGCCGCTGAGCCCGCCGCTGAGCATGAGCACCGGCTCGGACCGGGAGTCGCCCACCGGATCGCTGTCGCTCAGTCCCACCAACTCGCTGACTAGCTTTCCGTTCCACGATGCCATGCCGCTGCAGCACGGCGGCTACCTCTGCATGGCCGTGGGCTCCTCTGGCGGCAAGCACGGCAACGGCGGCGGCAGCTCCGCCTCATCCACATCCTCTGCCTCGGGCCTGGGACTGGGCCTGggcatggccatggccatgggACCGGCCACGCCGCCAGAGAGCCCCAATGTCCCCATCTCGCCGGTTCACACCCCACCACCGTACGAGCCCAGCACcccgagcagcagcagcagctgcagcagcagcagctgcagcagcagcatgagCGGTGCAAGCGGAAGCGGATTGGGAGGACAGGCCAAGCAGATGCTGAAGAAGAGCATGAGCACGCCGATGCAGCAGGAGGAGATGCCGCGCTTGCCCGTCTTCAACCGCCTGAGCTCTGCCGTGGAGGACTACCAGCAGAAGCTTCAGTCCAGCCTACTGCCCTAA
- the LOC108153145 gene encoding protein TIS11 isoform X2, with protein MEQSQSQQHRLHGALTRTISQPAQQRHPLHQQQIQQQQQQQQQQQQQQGVASLVTIIENLGNMNLHRKLERTQSEPLPQQPMNISRYKTELCRPFEEAGECKYGEKCQFAHGFHELRNLQRHPKYKTEYCRTFHSVGFCPYGPRCHFVHNADEARAQQQAAAQAAKSGQQQQQQQSSGQQQQQQGQQQQQQGQQQGFQKPSQLGSQTSISQSISISQSPFFMPLSPPLSMSTGSDRESPTGSLSLSPTNSLTSFPFHDAMPLQHGGYLCMAVGSSGGKHGNGGGSSASSTSSASGLGLGLGMAMAMGPATPPESPNVPISPVHTPPPYEPSTPSSSSSCSSSSCSSSMSGASGSGLGGQAKQMLKKSMSTPMQQEEMPRLPVFNRLSSAVEDYQQKLQSSLLP; from the exons ATGGAGCAGTCACAGTCGCAGCAGCACCGCCTCCATGGCGCCCTCACACGCACCATCTCACAGCCGGCTCAACAGCGCCACCCTCTGCACCAGCAGCAGatccaacaacagcagcagcagcagcagcagcaacagcagcagcagggtgTTGCCTCCTTGGTGACCATCATTGAGAATCTGGGGAACATGAATCTGCACCGTAAGCTCGAGCGCACACAGTCGGAACCGCTGCCCCAACAGCCCATGAACATATCTCG CTACAAGACGGAGCTGTGCCGCCCGTTCGAGGAGGCCGGCGAGTGCAAGTACGGAGAGAAGTGCCAGTTCGCGCACGGCTTCCACGAGCTGCGCAACCTGCAGCGCCATCCCAAGTACAAGACAGAGTACTGCCGCACCTTCCACAGCGTCGGCTTCTGCCCCTACGGGCCGCGCTGCCACTTTGTGCACAACGCGGACGAGGCCCGCGCTCAGCAGCAGGCCGCAGCCCAGGCGGCCAAGTCgggacaacagcagcagcaacagcagtcgtcgggacaacagcagcagcagcaaggacaacagcagcaacagcagggacAGCAGCAGGGCTTCCAGAAGCCATCCCAGCTCGGAAGCCAGACAAGCATCAGCCagagcatcagcatcagccaGAGCCCCTTCTTTATGCCGCTGAGCCCGCCGCTGAGCATGAGCACCGGCTCGGACCGGGAGTCGCCCACCGGATCGCTGTCGCTCAGTCCCACCAACTCGCTGACTAGCTTTCCGTTCCACGATGCCATGCCGCTGCAGCACGGCGGCTACCTCTGCATGGCCGTGGGCTCCTCTGGCGGCAAGCACGGCAACGGCGGCGGCAGCTCCGCCTCATCCACATCCTCTGCCTCGGGCCTGGGACTGGGCCTGggcatggccatggccatgggACCGGCCACGCCGCCAGAGAGCCCCAATGTCCCCATCTCGCCGGTTCACACCCCACCACCGTACGAGCCCAGCACcccgagcagcagcagcagctgcagcagcagcagctgcagcagcagcatgagCGGTGCAAGCGGAAGCGGATTGGGAGGACAGGCCAAGCAGATGCTGAAGAAGAGCATGAGCACGCCGATGCAGCAGGAGGAGATGCCGCGCTTGCCCGTCTTCAACCGCCTGAGCTCTGCCGTGGAGGACTACCAGCAGAAGCTTCAGTCCAGCCTACTGCCCTAA